DNA sequence from the Sediminibacillus dalangtanensis genome:
TGCGCCAGTTCTTCTTTAAAGCGACTGATCAGTAAAATACAGTAATCTGTGCCAATTCCAAACATGACGGCGACCATGAAAATTTGCGTAAAGTTTGAGAGCGGAAAATCGACCGTATCTGCCAGAATCGACACAATTCCCTGAGCGGCCAAATAACTGATTCCAACTGTTAGCAGTGGGATAAAAGGTGCTACCACCGACCGGAAAACTAAAAAGAGAATAATCAGGATAATCGCTACGGTGATGTATTCGGTTTTCTTCAGCCCTTCCTGGGAATTGACCATAATATCATCGGAAATGTATGTTTCTCCAGTCAGGTAATGTTCGACCTCTATGGAGGAGGTTGCCTGATAAATTGCATCCCGGGAATCTTGGACTTCACGATCGGCAAGCGATACGTTCATAGGTACCATGATGGTCGTTCCATCTTCCGAAATGACTTGTTCTTCAATCTCTTCGCTATCTTCAAATGACATCACTTCTGAAATCCCCAGTTCTGATTCACGGTCCTGGAGATTGCTGATGCCATCGGCTATTTCCTGTTTTTGGCTATCGTTGATTCCTTCGTCTTCATGGAAGACAAGGACAGCACTCGCCGTGTCTTTGTCCTGGTCATCAGACATTTGTTCCAGCAGTTCGCCCGCTCTCGAAGAGGAGTAACCATCTGGAACTCCAATTTGCCCCTTGTCACGGACTAAATCCTGCAGATTTGGAGAAAACACCAATAAACAAATGGCTGCAGCAATCCAAATAACGAAAACTGCCCATCTGAGTTGAATAATTTTTCTCATGATACGATCCCCTTATTAAGTCTATTTTTGCTTGAAGTGCACGCATTATTTTTTTCTGAGAATGTGCACTAGCTTATCCAGCGTCTGGATGAATTGTCCGATTTCCTCCGATTTAAATTCAGAAAGAATTTCACCAAGGACCTCATACAGCTTTTCCATGCCTTGATTCATGGTACGCACCCCAGAATCGGTTAGCGTTAAGTAAACAATCCTGCGGTCACTTTCGTCTCTTTCACGATGGATGAAATCGCGTTCAACCAGGCGGTTGACTTGTGCGGTCACCGCACTTTTCCCGATAGAAAATTCGTCGGCAATATCCGAACTGGTGCACGGTTGGTTTTTATGCACAAAGCGAAGCGTGCCGAATTGGTCGGAAGTCAATTCTTGATGAACTTGCTCATTCATTAATATATTGACCCTGCGATTTACTTCATTCATCGCAGAAGTGTACATATCAATCAAATCATTGAGCTCTTTATCCTGCACATTTTCACATCCTTTCAAAAGGTTTGATAGGTGAATAGTTTGATGACTGAACAATATTTAAACACGGTTTCTTGTAAAAAGCAACTGATTGGCAACAAAATTTATATAACAATAAATCGACTGCTTGAAGGACAAGCATCAGGTTATTTCGTTATAATATAATAAACTGTAAAAAAATGAGGGAATATCATGAAACTGACAATCTGTCACTATTGCGGAAAACCAATTGAAAAAAGGGACCAGTTGGTAACAGCCTCCAATTGGCTGCGGGTGCGCCCGTACCATTACGTTTGTTTTGATGAAGTGGAAAAGGAGTCGTCGACCATTTATAACAGCTGGACACCGTTGAACGGACCAGCTGGGAATATAACGGCGGTAATCATGGCTGTGTTGTCCGGATGGCTGCTGCTGACAGATACTTGGGGCCTTGCAGGAAGTTTGATAGGCTTTGTTGCTTTGTACCGTGTCTTGATCCGTTTCGCTGCCCTGATTGGATTTGAAAGAAAAGTACCTGAATAAATATTAGGTTTAGTGCTGGGGCAAACAGGGTAAAAAAGCAAAGAATGAATTTGTCTTTTTACCCTGAATTGGCTGAAAAATCGAGCATATCTAACAAAAACGCTAAAAACTCCCTTTATTTGCCCGCAACCGACATTCTTCGACACTCTTCGTTAATTAGTACCTTCTAGCCGGTTTGGGTTTTCAATTTGGTTCGGATAGAATGGAATATGTTGTCCATTGACGGCATTTTAATTTTATGATTTGGAAGTTTGTGTTGTTTTTAACGACGCCATCTCAAC
Encoded proteins:
- a CDS encoding MarR family winged helix-turn-helix transcriptional regulator, which encodes MQDKELNDLIDMYTSAMNEVNRRVNILMNEQVHQELTSDQFGTLRFVHKNQPCTSSDIADEFSIGKSAVTAQVNRLVERDFIHRERDESDRRIVYLTLTDSGVRTMNQGMEKLYEVLGEILSEFKSEEIGQFIQTLDKLVHILRKK